In Aquimarina spinulae, a single window of DNA contains:
- the rpsJ gene encoding 30S ribosomal protein S10, with amino-acid sequence MSQKIRIKLKSYDHNLVDKSAEKIVKTVKSTGAVVTGPIPLPTHKKIFTVLRSPHVNKKSREQFQLSSYKRLLDIYSSSSKTIDALMKLELPSGVEVEIKV; translated from the coding sequence ATGAGTCAAAAAATCAGAATAAAACTAAAATCTTACGATCATAACTTAGTAGATAAGTCTGCTGAGAAAATCGTAAAGACGGTAAAGAGTACAGGAGCTGTAGTAACTGGGCCAATTCCTTTGCCAACACATAAGAAAATTTTTACGGTGCTTCGTTCTCCACACGTAAACAAAAAATCCAGAGAGCAATTTCAATTAAGTTCTTATAAAAGGCTTTTGGATATTTATAGCTCTTCTTCAAAAACGATTGATGCGTTAATGAAGTTGGAATTACCAAGTGGAGTAGAGGTTGAAATCAAAGTGTGA
- the fusA gene encoding elongation factor G yields MARDLKYTRNIGIAAHIDAGKTTTTERILYYTGVSHKIGEVHDGAATMDWMEQEQERGITITSAATTCEWSFPTENGKPVDDTKGYHFNIIDTPGHVDFTVEVNRSLRVLDGLVFLFSAVDGVEPQSETNWRLADNYKVPRIGFVNKMDRQGSNFMEVCQQVKDMLGSNAVPIVLNIGDEEDFKGIVDLVKNRAIVWHEEGQGSTFDVIDIPDDLKEEARTLRGKLIEEVAAYDEDLLEKFMEDEESITEEEVHAALRAAVMDMSIIPMICGSAFKNKGVQFLLDAVCRYLPSPTDKEGIAGINPNTDQEEIRKPDVKEPFAALAFKIATDPFVGRLAFFRAYSGRLDAGSYVLNNRSGKKERISRIYQMHANKQNAIEYIEAGDIGAAVGFKSIKTGDTLTDEKNPIVLESMDFPDPVIGIAVEPKTKADVDKLGIGLGKLAEEDPTFTVRSDEASGQTIISGMGELHLDVIVDRLKREFKVEVNQGQPQVEYKEAITAVAEHREVYKKQSGGRGKFADIVFTIEPADEGVVGLEFINKIKGGNVPKEFVPSIEKGFKMAMVNGPLAGYEVDAIKVTLTDGSYHDVDSDQLSFELAAKLGFKNSAKAAKAVIMEPIMKLEVITPEENMGDIVGDLNRRRGQVSDMGDRAGAKTVKATVPLSEMFGYVTTLRTLSSGRATSTMEFSHYAETPSNISEEVIAAAKGVNA; encoded by the coding sequence ATGGCTAGAGATTTAAAATATACTAGAAATATAGGAATTGCTGCGCATATTGACGCAGGGAAAACTACAACCACCGAACGTATTCTTTATTATACTGGGGTGAGTCATAAAATTGGTGAGGTGCATGATGGTGCAGCTACTATGGATTGGATGGAGCAAGAGCAAGAACGTGGTATCACGATTACTTCTGCTGCTACAACATGTGAGTGGAGTTTTCCAACAGAAAATGGTAAACCGGTAGATGATACTAAAGGGTATCATTTTAATATAATTGATACTCCGGGTCACGTTGATTTTACAGTAGAGGTAAATCGTTCTTTGCGTGTACTAGATGGGTTAGTGTTTTTGTTTAGTGCTGTTGATGGTGTAGAGCCACAATCAGAAACTAACTGGAGACTTGCTGATAACTATAAAGTACCAAGAATCGGTTTTGTGAATAAGATGGACCGTCAAGGATCTAATTTTATGGAAGTATGTCAGCAGGTTAAAGATATGCTAGGTTCTAATGCAGTACCTATTGTGTTAAATATTGGTGACGAAGAAGATTTCAAAGGAATTGTTGATTTGGTAAAGAATCGTGCTATTGTATGGCATGAAGAAGGACAAGGGTCAACGTTTGATGTTATTGATATTCCAGATGATCTTAAAGAAGAAGCAAGAACGCTTCGTGGTAAACTTATTGAAGAAGTTGCTGCGTATGATGAAGATCTTCTTGAGAAATTTATGGAAGATGAAGAATCGATTACAGAAGAAGAAGTGCATGCTGCACTTAGAGCTGCTGTAATGGATATGAGTATTATTCCTATGATCTGTGGATCTGCGTTTAAAAATAAAGGTGTTCAGTTTTTATTAGATGCGGTATGTCGTTATTTACCTTCTCCAACAGATAAAGAAGGTATTGCAGGTATAAATCCTAATACAGATCAAGAAGAGATACGTAAGCCAGATGTAAAAGAGCCTTTTGCGGCTTTAGCTTTTAAAATTGCTACAGATCCTTTTGTAGGGCGTTTAGCATTCTTTAGAGCTTATTCTGGTCGTTTAGATGCAGGTTCTTATGTGTTAAACAATCGTTCTGGTAAAAAAGAACGTATTTCTCGTATCTATCAAATGCATGCTAATAAGCAAAATGCAATTGAGTATATAGAAGCTGGAGATATTGGTGCTGCTGTTGGATTTAAATCTATCAAAACAGGAGATACACTTACAGATGAGAAAAACCCTATTGTTTTAGAATCTATGGACTTTCCGGATCCTGTAATTGGTATCGCGGTTGAGCCTAAGACTAAAGCAGATGTTGATAAATTAGGGATTGGCTTAGGGAAACTGGCCGAAGAAGATCCAACATTTACAGTGCGTTCTGATGAAGCTTCAGGACAGACTATCATATCTGGAATGGGTGAACTTCACTTGGATGTTATTGTAGATCGTTTAAAACGAGAATTCAAAGTTGAAGTAAATCAAGGTCAACCACAAGTAGAGTACAAAGAAGCTATTACTGCTGTAGCAGAACATAGAGAAGTTTACAAGAAGCAATCTGGTGGACGAGGAAAATTTGCAGATATTGTATTTACAATTGAACCAGCAGATGAAGGTGTAGTTGGACTTGAGTTTATTAATAAGATAAAAGGTGGAAACGTACCAAAAGAATTTGTTCCTTCTATAGAGAAAGGTTTCAAAATGGCAATGGTAAATGGACCTTTAGCTGGTTATGAAGTGGATGCGATTAAGGTAACATTGACTGACGGATCTTATCACGATGTGGATTCTGATCAACTATCTTTCGAATTAGCTGCTAAATTAGGTTTTAAAAATTCAGCAAAAGCTGCTAAAGCCGTAATTATGGAGCCAATTATGAAATTAGAGGTTATTACTCCAGAAGAAAATATGGGTGATATCGTAGGTGATCTTAACCGTCGTAGAGGGCAAGTAAGTGATATGGGTGATCGTGCTGGTGCAAAAACTGTAAAAGCAACTGTTCCGCTTTCTGAAATGTTTGGATATGTAACAACATTAAGAACATTGTCATCTGGTAGAGCAACATCAACAATGGAATTTTCTCACTATGCTGAAACTCCTTCTAATATTTCGGAAGAAGTAATTGCAGCTGCAAAAGGAGTTAACGCTTAA
- the rpsG gene encoding 30S ribosomal protein S7, which yields MRKRKAKKRPILPDPRFNDQLVTRFVNMMMWDGKKSTAFKIFYDAIDIVEEKKQNDEKTSLEIWKDALSNVMPHVEVRSRRVGGATFQIPNPIRPDRKISTAMKWLIQFSRKRNEKSMAQKLAAEIIAAEKEEGAAVKKRVDTHKMAEANKAFSHFRF from the coding sequence ATGAGAAAAAGAAAGGCTAAAAAAAGACCGATTTTGCCAGATCCACGTTTTAACGATCAATTAGTTACACGTTTTGTGAACATGATGATGTGGGATGGAAAGAAATCGACAGCTTTCAAAATATTCTATGATGCAATTGATATCGTAGAAGAGAAAAAACAAAATGACGAAAAAACGTCTTTAGAAATTTGGAAAGATGCTTTATCTAATGTAATGCCACATGTAGAGGTGCGAAGCCGTCGTGTAGGAGGAGCTACTTTTCAAATTCCTAATCCAATCAGACCAGATCGTAAAATATCTACCGCTATGAAGTGGTTGATTCAATTTTCACGTAAAAGAAATGAGAAATCTATGGCTCAGAAACTTGCTGCAGAAATTATAGCTGCAGAAAAAGAAGAAGGAGCTGCTGTTAAGAAAAGAGTAGATACTCATAAAATGGCTGAAGCAAATAAAGCATTCTCTCACTTTAGATTTTAA
- the rpsL gene encoding 30S ribosomal protein S12 yields MPTISQLVRKGRAKITKKSKSAALDSCPQRRGVCTRVYTTTPKKPNSAMRKVARVRLTNGKEVNAYIGGEGHNLQEHSIVLVRGGRVKDLPGVRYHIVRGALDTAGVEGRTQRRSKYGAKRPKK; encoded by the coding sequence ATGCCAACAATTTCACAATTAGTAAGAAAAGGTAGAGCCAAAATAACTAAGAAGAGTAAATCGGCTGCTTTGGATTCGTGCCCGCAACGCCGCGGTGTTTGTACACGTGTTTATACTACTACACCAAAAAAACCAAATTCAGCTATGCGTAAAGTAGCTCGTGTTAGGTTAACAAATGGTAAAGAAGTAAATGCGTACATCGGTGGTGAAGGTCATAACCTCCAGGAGCACTCGATAGTATTAGTTAGAGGTGGAAGGGTAAAAGATTTACCAGGAGTTAGATATCACATTGTTCGTGGAGCTTTAGACACCGCAGGTGTAGAAGGAAGAACACAACGTAGATCTAAGTATGGTGCTAAACGCCCTAAGAAGTAA
- a CDS encoding SusC/RagA family TonB-linked outer membrane protein, producing MKTKFSGILTLLLAFVVQFTFAQEKAISGTVTDDKGLPLPGVNVIVKNTANGTQTDFDGKYTIQATQGAVLSFSYVGFDSKDVVVGDGNSINLQLSASASELEEVVITAQGLKRGKKAIGYALQQVDSEDIIESGSTNAVDALVGKAAGIQITRSSGSAGGGSRILVRGVTSLIGNNQPLIVIDGVRTNNETLSTEGNTAGTAQSNRLMDLNTEDIKSLTVLKGAAATALYGTAGSTGVIVIETKKGNKDQRFSIDFTSQTTIDQVTSVFDLQNIFAQGSGGTYADPSTGASGSWGPRISDLEYSTNSSHPNAPGASAFDSNGRYLYDPNGFLVPRGTGNGQAANTYDNVGDFFTTAVSTLHSLGVQGGAENSSYRFSTSYLDGEGVVPNELYDRFTASLAGDLQATEKLSFSTTLNYAKSDFQRVQQGSNTSGLLLGLLRTPASFDNSGGYGRDAVDTPAAYIFSNGNQRNYRGGGGYDNPYWTVNNTLRDEEVNRVYGSFKLNYQAHPWLNVGFNVGTDYTNDRRKQNFEINSRTQSSGQVIKDEFNTSIIDSYLNLTGSGEITTDFTLNYLVGANLFSFKRSRLNVSGTNLLFQNFLDLSNATDVTSFETLTRYRTLGVFGQIEFGWKDAIFITATGRNDWDTRLAGTGDNFDLGSLSFFYPSVSSSIVFSEFLPENDILTLGKLRGSWAQVGAPPPFAYLTSTSFEVDPIGDGWGNANSFPIVGQTGFELDNVRGNSSLTPEISETIEVGADLRFFNDRFGIDFTYYKRKTKDAILNASLPSSTGSTNVWLNAGRLTSDGIELVVDGTPVRNDNFTWNTQFNFTKSESVVDELAPGLERLFLAGFNSAGTYLVAGNPYGAIFGGAYLREGAGGANDDGLNIPSGSVVINDDPTSSEYGYQAVDPTQRSIGNPNPDFILGWKNSFSYKRINFSFLLDWRQGGDLWNGTAWALSFFGRSQITAETRQEAPAPIQGVLSDGSANNIPVVRDQSYWQSSLGGFGAVGEQFVQDGGWIRLREVGLSYSFPEKMFGGKFVKGGSIGVTGRNLWFTSDYEGIDPETSLTGTGNGQGFDYFNMPSTKSVIFKLSLKF from the coding sequence ATGAAAACAAAGTTTAGTGGAATTTTAACGCTATTACTAGCGTTTGTTGTGCAATTTACTTTTGCACAGGAAAAAGCAATTTCAGGAACTGTAACCGATGATAAAGGGTTACCTCTTCCTGGAGTTAATGTTATTGTGAAAAATACAGCAAATGGTACTCAAACTGATTTCGATGGTAAATATACCATTCAGGCAACTCAGGGCGCAGTACTTTCTTTCAGCTATGTCGGATTCGACTCGAAAGATGTGGTGGTTGGCGACGGTAACTCAATTAATCTTCAATTATCAGCTTCAGCTTCGGAACTAGAAGAAGTTGTTATAACTGCTCAAGGGCTTAAAAGAGGGAAAAAAGCTATTGGATACGCATTACAGCAGGTAGATAGCGAAGATATTATTGAATCAGGCTCTACAAATGCAGTAGATGCATTAGTAGGAAAAGCTGCTGGTATACAAATTACCAGATCATCTGGATCTGCAGGTGGTGGTTCCAGAATACTGGTTCGTGGTGTAACCTCGTTGATTGGAAACAATCAACCTCTTATTGTTATTGATGGGGTAAGAACAAATAATGAAACCTTATCTACTGAAGGAAACACTGCGGGAACAGCACAATCTAATCGTTTAATGGATCTTAATACAGAAGATATTAAATCCTTAACAGTATTAAAAGGGGCGGCCGCTACAGCATTATATGGAACTGCTGGATCAACCGGTGTTATTGTTATCGAAACTAAAAAAGGGAATAAAGATCAGAGATTTAGTATAGATTTCACTTCCCAGACTACGATTGATCAAGTAACTTCTGTTTTTGATCTTCAAAATATATTTGCTCAAGGTTCTGGTGGAACATATGCAGACCCATCTACAGGAGCAAGTGGTTCTTGGGGACCTAGAATATCTGATTTAGAATATTCTACAAACTCTAGTCACCCAAATGCTCCAGGAGCGAGTGCTTTTGATTCTAATGGACGATATCTTTATGACCCAAATGGTTTTTTAGTTCCTAGAGGAACAGGAAATGGGCAAGCAGCTAATACTTACGATAACGTAGGTGATTTTTTCACAACAGCAGTTAGCACCCTTCACTCTCTTGGGGTTCAAGGTGGTGCAGAAAATTCATCTTACAGATTTTCAACCTCTTATCTTGATGGCGAAGGAGTAGTTCCTAATGAGCTTTATGATCGATTCACTGCATCTTTAGCAGGAGATTTACAAGCTACAGAAAAATTAAGTTTTAGTACTACATTAAATTATGCAAAATCTGATTTTCAAAGGGTTCAACAAGGATCTAACACCTCTGGGCTTCTGTTAGGATTACTAAGAACTCCTGCATCATTTGATAACTCAGGAGGCTATGGTAGAGATGCCGTTGATACTCCTGCTGCTTATATATTCTCAAATGGAAACCAAAGAAACTATCGTGGTGGTGGTGGATATGACAATCCATATTGGACAGTCAACAATACCCTTCGAGATGAAGAGGTTAATAGAGTATATGGTAGTTTCAAATTAAACTACCAAGCTCACCCATGGCTTAATGTTGGGTTTAATGTAGGTACAGATTATACAAATGACCGAAGAAAGCAAAATTTCGAAATCAATTCAAGAACGCAATCATCAGGTCAAGTAATCAAGGATGAGTTCAACACTTCTATTATTGATTCTTATTTAAATCTTACAGGATCAGGAGAAATAACTACAGATTTTACTTTAAATTATTTGGTTGGAGCCAATTTGTTTTCTTTCAAAAGGTCTAGACTAAATGTTTCAGGAACAAATTTACTTTTTCAAAACTTTTTGGATTTAAGTAATGCTACTGACGTTACCTCTTTTGAAACCCTTACCCGATATAGAACTCTTGGTGTTTTCGGACAGATAGAATTTGGATGGAAAGACGCAATATTTATTACTGCTACAGGTAGAAATGACTGGGATACTAGATTAGCAGGAACGGGAGATAATTTTGACTTAGGAAGTTTAAGTTTCTTTTACCCTTCTGTTTCTTCTTCTATTGTTTTTTCAGAATTCTTACCTGAGAATGATATTCTTACTCTTGGTAAACTAAGAGGTTCTTGGGCCCAAGTAGGAGCCCCACCTCCATTTGCATATTTAACCTCTACTTCATTTGAAGTTGATCCTATTGGAGATGGATGGGGGAATGCGAATAGCTTCCCAATTGTAGGGCAAACAGGTTTTGAATTAGATAATGTTCGAGGTAATTCTTCACTAACTCCTGAAATATCTGAAACTATTGAGGTTGGTGCTGATTTACGTTTTTTTAATGATAGATTTGGAATTGACTTCACCTATTACAAAAGAAAAACCAAGGATGCTATTCTAAATGCATCACTACCGTCATCTACAGGTTCTACCAATGTATGGCTAAATGCAGGTAGACTAACTTCTGATGGTATCGAATTAGTTGTTGATGGAACACCTGTACGAAATGACAATTTTACCTGGAACACTCAGTTCAACTTTACGAAATCTGAAAGTGTTGTTGACGAACTTGCTCCAGGATTAGAACGTCTTTTCCTTGCAGGCTTTAACAGTGCAGGTACATACCTAGTTGCCGGTAACCCATATGGAGCTATTTTTGGAGGTGCATACTTAAGAGAAGGCGCTGGTGGCGCAAATGATGATGGCTTAAATATCCCGAGTGGCTCTGTTGTAATTAATGACGACCCTACTTCATCTGAATACGGATATCAAGCAGTAGATCCAACTCAACGATCGATTGGTAATCCAAATCCTGATTTTATTTTAGGATGGAAAAATAGCTTTAGCTATAAAAGAATTAATTTCTCATTTCTATTAGATTGGAGACAAGGTGGTGATCTTTGGAATGGAACGGCATGGGCTCTTTCTTTCTTTGGTAGATCTCAAATTACAGCAGAAACAAGACAAGAGGCTCCAGCACCGATTCAAGGAGTTTTATCTGATGGATCAGCAAATAACATTCCTGTGGTAAGAGATCAATCATACTGGCAATCTTCACTTGGTGGATTTGGAGCTGTAGGAGAACAATTTGTTCAAGATGGTGGTTGGATAAGACTTAGAGAAGTTGGTTTATCTTATAGCTTTCCTGAAAAAATGTTTGGAGGCAAATTTGTAAAAGGAGGATCAATTGGTGTAACTGGTAGAAATCTTTGGTTTACTTCTGATTATGAAGGTATCGATCCGGAAACCAGTCTAACAGGTACAGGTAATGGACAAGGCTTTGATTATTTCAATATGCCAAGTACAAAATCTGTAATTTTTAAACTATCACTTAAATTCTAA
- a CDS encoding SusD/RagB family nutrient-binding outer membrane lipoprotein, whose translation MKSHIFKIQFIFLLCIATISCENFLDENLNVDPNKPSSVPVSAMLPSIGINIADVTGGDFSRFNCLLTQQVEGVARQWTSFNSYTGLTPNRFDTAWTNLYEAIFIELDIYIKQSEELGANHYLGIGQILQAYSLMLATDVWGDIPYTEAGQGLDNTSPVYDDQATVIYPAIFSLLQSGIENLGKNDGGFAVEGDVFYSGDTALWIKAARAIRARAHLHQDNYADALTDAQASFTSRSDNLRFTYEATKPGQWHRFNDGRTGDIEFHPFMSGLMTALNDTDRLAIFSETFVTGHSYLIDAFGQDLISYREIKFIEAECLLRTGGSDAAISTAYLAGIEASFEEVGLTNAQYTTYIGNATVNPGVGSIALDPHVYTQKYIGLFVQPEVYNDYRRTGFPNLTPTSGTQVPVRWNYSSDELLFNTNTPGPSEADLYKPRVDWNL comes from the coding sequence ATGAAATCACATATTTTTAAAATACAATTTATCTTTTTATTGTGCATCGCCACAATATCTTGTGAAAATTTTTTAGATGAAAATCTAAACGTAGACCCAAATAAACCTTCTTCAGTTCCTGTTAGTGCCATGTTACCCTCTATAGGTATCAATATTGCAGATGTTACAGGAGGTGATTTTTCTAGGTTTAACTGCCTGTTAACGCAACAAGTAGAAGGTGTTGCCAGACAATGGACATCTTTCAATAGTTATACAGGATTAACTCCTAATAGGTTTGATACTGCTTGGACTAATTTATATGAAGCAATTTTTATCGAACTAGATATTTATATAAAACAAAGTGAAGAATTAGGAGCTAATCATTATCTAGGTATTGGACAAATACTTCAGGCCTACTCATTAATGTTAGCCACTGATGTTTGGGGAGATATACCATATACCGAAGCAGGTCAAGGTCTTGACAACACTTCTCCTGTATATGATGATCAAGCTACAGTAATATACCCTGCGATTTTCTCCTTACTTCAAAGCGGTATTGAAAATCTAGGAAAAAACGATGGAGGTTTTGCTGTTGAAGGAGATGTTTTTTATAGTGGTGATACTGCATTATGGATAAAAGCTGCAAGAGCAATAAGAGCAAGAGCGCATTTACACCAAGATAATTATGCTGATGCTTTAACAGATGCTCAAGCATCTTTCACATCAAGAAGTGATAATTTAAGATTTACTTATGAAGCAACCAAACCTGGTCAATGGCATAGGTTTAATGATGGAAGAACAGGTGATATTGAATTTCACCCATTCATGAGTGGCTTAATGACAGCACTTAATGACACTGATAGATTAGCTATTTTTTCTGAAACATTTGTTACTGGTCATTCTTATTTGATTGATGCCTTTGGCCAGGATTTAATTTCATATAGAGAAATTAAATTCATAGAAGCTGAATGTTTACTAAGAACAGGAGGAAGTGACGCCGCAATTTCTACAGCTTATTTAGCAGGTATCGAAGCATCATTTGAAGAAGTAGGCCTTACAAATGCACAATACACCACCTACATCGGCAATGCTACTGTTAACCCTGGCGTAGGAAGTATTGCATTAGATCCTCATGTTTATACTCAAAAATATATTGGGCTTTTTGTTCAACCAGAAGTATACAACGACTATAGAAGGACCGGATTTCCTAATTTAACACCAACTTCGGGAACACAAGTTCCTGTGAGATGGAATTATAGTAGTGACGAGTTATTGTTTAACACAAATACTCCTGGCCCAAGTGAAGCTGATTTATATAAACCAAGAGTTGATTGGAATCTATAA